From a region of the Mycobacterium sp. SMC-8 genome:
- the mca gene encoding mycothiol conjugate amidase Mca, which produces MSELRLMAVHAHPDDESSKGAATMARYVDEGVRVMVVTLTGGERGDILNPAMDLPEVHGRMPEIRRDEMARAAQILGVEHHWLGFVDSGLPEGDPLPPLPEGCFALEPLEIPTRELVKVIREFKPHVMTTYDENGGYPHPDHIKCHQVSVAAYEAAADHLLYPDAGEPWSVSKLYYNHGFLRQRMQILQDEFAKHGKEGPFSKWLESWDPEEDLLAKRVTTRIECSKYFAQRDDALLAHATQIDPNSFFFTTPMEWQQRLWPTEEFELARSRVPVVLPETDLFSGIEER; this is translated from the coding sequence TTGAGCGAACTGCGGTTGATGGCCGTGCACGCGCACCCGGACGACGAGTCCAGCAAGGGTGCCGCGACGATGGCGCGTTACGTCGATGAGGGCGTTCGCGTGATGGTCGTGACGCTGACCGGCGGGGAGCGCGGCGACATCCTGAATCCGGCGATGGACCTACCCGAGGTCCACGGCCGGATGCCGGAGATCCGCCGCGACGAGATGGCCAGGGCCGCGCAGATCCTCGGGGTCGAGCATCACTGGCTCGGGTTCGTCGACTCGGGGCTGCCGGAGGGCGACCCGCTGCCGCCGTTGCCCGAGGGTTGTTTCGCGCTGGAGCCGCTGGAGATACCGACCCGGGAGTTGGTGAAGGTGATCCGGGAGTTCAAGCCGCACGTGATGACGACGTACGACGAGAACGGCGGCTACCCGCACCCCGATCACATCAAATGCCACCAGGTCTCCGTCGCGGCCTACGAGGCCGCCGCCGACCACCTGCTGTACCCGGATGCCGGCGAACCGTGGAGCGTGTCCAAGCTGTACTACAACCACGGCTTCCTGCGGCAGCGCATGCAGATCCTGCAGGACGAGTTCGCCAAGCACGGCAAGGAAGGTCCGTTCAGCAAGTGGCTGGAGAGCTGGGACCCGGAGGAGGACCTGCTCGCCAAGCGGGTGACCACGCGGATCGAGTGCTCGAAGTACTTCGCTCAGCGTGACGACGCGTTGCTGGCGCACGCGACGCAGATCGACCCCAACAGCTTCTTCTTCACCACGCCGATGGAATGGCAGCAGCGGCTGTGGCCGACGGAGGAATTCGAACTGGCCAGGTCGAGGGTGCCGGTGGTGCTGCCCGAGACCGACCTGTTCTCCGGGATCGAGGAACGCTGA
- a CDS encoding DUF4307 domain-containing protein yields the protein MIDRPTERYGQQRLSRRARRRIAIGLTVLVVLTGIVIAMVAFSRFGSSEVKGELAGYRVVDPHTVDVTVSVTRDDPSRPVVCIVRARSYDGDETGRREVLVPPSADVTVQVTTTVKASRPAVIGDVYGCGIDVPGYLVGG from the coding sequence ATGATCGACCGCCCTACCGAGCGCTACGGACAACAGCGGCTCAGCCGGCGCGCGCGCCGCCGGATCGCCATCGGACTGACCGTCCTGGTGGTGTTGACCGGCATCGTCATCGCCATGGTGGCGTTCAGCCGCTTCGGTTCCAGCGAGGTCAAGGGCGAACTCGCCGGCTACCGGGTGGTAGACCCGCACACCGTCGACGTCACCGTCAGCGTCACCCGCGACGACCCGTCGCGCCCGGTGGTGTGCATCGTGCGCGCCCGATCCTACGACGGCGACGAGACGGGGCGGCGCGAGGTGCTCGTGCCGCCGTCCGCGGACGTGACGGTGCAGGTCACCACCACGGTGAAGGCGAGCAGGCCGGCCGTCATCGGCGACGTCTACGGGTGTGGAATCGACGTCCCCGGGTATCTGGTCGGTGGCTGA
- the greA gene encoding transcription elongation factor GreA: MTDTQVTWLTEESYDRLKAELDQLIANRPVIAAEINDRREEGDLRENGGYHAAREQQGQEEARIRQLQELLNNAKVGEAPKQSGIALPGSVVKVYYDDDENDTETFLIGTREQGVSDGKLEVYSPNSPLGGALIDAKVGESRTYTVPSGNTVKVTLVSAEPYHG; encoded by the coding sequence ATGACCGACACTCAGGTCACCTGGCTGACCGAAGAGTCCTACGACCGCCTCAAGGCGGAGCTGGACCAGCTGATCGCCAACCGTCCCGTCATCGCCGCCGAGATCAACGACCGCCGCGAAGAAGGAGACCTCCGGGAGAACGGTGGCTACCACGCCGCCCGGGAGCAGCAGGGCCAGGAAGAGGCCCGCATCCGCCAGCTGCAGGAGCTGCTCAACAACGCCAAGGTCGGCGAGGCCCCGAAGCAGTCCGGCATCGCACTGCCCGGCTCGGTGGTCAAGGTGTACTACGACGACGACGAGAACGACACCGAGACGTTCCTGATCGGTACCCGGGAGCAGGGCGTCAGCGACGGCAAGCTCGAGGTGTACTCCCCCAACTCCCCGCTCGGCGGCGCGCTGATCGACGCCAAGGTCGGCGAGTCGCGCACCTACACCGTGCCCAGCGGCAACACCGTCAAGGTGACGCTGGTCAGCGCCGAGCCGTATCACGGCTGA
- a CDS encoding GPP34 family phosphoprotein, whose amino-acid sequence MAQIAEDLFLLLVDNASAQPALDSPRRERALAAAMLLDLAHACRARPAVAGEPVPAGRLVALDAAGPLDPLTAAAFELLRAKPLTPGQAVKKLSRDSENLVAGQLERGGQIRRIPHSGKLFGRTYAYPLTHRGRADAARAALMAALFERRPPAPATAAVITVLHTVDGLGALLSLNDRGWRWVHARAGEIALGSWVDESPTGLPEVNLAVTASAVRQALTQLV is encoded by the coding sequence ATGGCGCAGATCGCAGAGGACCTGTTCCTGCTGCTTGTCGACAACGCGTCCGCGCAACCGGCTCTGGACAGCCCGCGCCGTGAGCGTGCGCTCGCGGCCGCGATGCTGCTCGACCTGGCACACGCATGCCGGGCGCGTCCGGCGGTGGCCGGCGAACCGGTTCCGGCGGGCCGACTGGTGGCGCTCGACGCCGCCGGTCCGCTGGACCCGCTGACGGCCGCGGCGTTCGAGCTGCTGCGCGCCAAACCCCTGACGCCGGGCCAGGCCGTCAAGAAGCTGAGCAGAGACAGCGAGAACCTCGTCGCCGGGCAGCTGGAACGCGGCGGGCAGATCCGTCGAATCCCTCACTCGGGCAAGCTGTTCGGTCGTACCTACGCGTACCCGCTGACCCATCGCGGCCGCGCGGACGCAGCCCGCGCGGCGCTGATGGCCGCGCTGTTCGAACGGCGGCCGCCGGCACCGGCGACGGCCGCGGTCATCACCGTGCTGCACACCGTCGACGGGCTCGGCGCGCTGCTGAGCCTCAACGACCGCGGTTGGCGCTGGGTGCATGCCCGCGCCGGGGAGATCGCGCTTGGCAGCTGGGTCGACGAGTCACCGACCGGGCTGCCCGAGGTGAACCTCGCCGTCACGGCGTCCGCGGTCCGCCAAGCGCTGACCCAACTCGTCTAG
- a CDS encoding cystathionine gamma-synthase encodes MSEQRSAADHYRAYGPATKAIHAGYRPDPATGVVNPPIYASSTFAQDGVGGLRGGFEYARTGNPTRSVLEGALAAMEGASYGRAFSSGMAATDCVLRAVLRPGDHLVIPDDAYGGTFRLIDKVFSLWGISYTAVALSDLDRVRAAVTDRTKLIWVETPTNPLLSIADIAGIAEVGAATGAKVLVDNTFASPALQQPLSLGADIVLHSTTKYIGGHSDVVGGALLTNDEALDDAFAFLQNGAGAVPGPFDAYLTIRGLKTLPLRMQKHSANAAAIAEFLDGHPAITTVLYPGLPSHHNHDVAARQMSGFGGMVSVRLRGGPQAARDFCARTEIFILAESLGGVESLIEYPGAMTHASTAGSQLEVPDDLVRLSVGIEDTADLLGDVEQALGSLG; translated from the coding sequence ATGAGTGAGCAGCGCAGCGCGGCCGATCATTACCGGGCTTACGGGCCGGCCACCAAGGCCATTCACGCCGGTTACCGGCCCGACCCGGCCACCGGCGTGGTCAACCCGCCGATCTACGCCAGCTCGACCTTCGCCCAGGATGGGGTCGGCGGGCTGCGCGGCGGCTTCGAATACGCCCGCACCGGCAACCCGACCCGCTCGGTGCTGGAAGGGGCGCTCGCGGCGATGGAGGGCGCGTCCTACGGACGCGCGTTCAGCTCTGGCATGGCCGCCACCGACTGCGTACTGCGCGCGGTGCTGCGTCCCGGCGACCACCTGGTGATCCCCGACGACGCCTACGGCGGCACCTTCCGGCTGATCGACAAGGTGTTCAGCCTGTGGGGCATCAGCTACACCGCGGTGGCTTTGTCGGATCTCGACCGGGTGCGCGCGGCCGTCACCGACCGCACCAAGCTGATCTGGGTCGAGACGCCGACCAACCCGCTGCTGTCGATCGCCGACATCGCCGGCATCGCCGAGGTGGGCGCGGCGACGGGGGCGAAGGTGCTGGTCGACAACACGTTCGCGTCGCCGGCGCTGCAGCAGCCGCTGTCGCTCGGCGCCGACATCGTGCTGCACTCGACGACCAAGTACATCGGCGGGCACTCCGACGTCGTCGGGGGAGCGCTGCTGACCAACGACGAGGCACTCGACGACGCGTTCGCGTTCCTGCAGAACGGCGCGGGTGCGGTGCCCGGACCGTTCGATGCCTACCTGACCATCCGCGGGCTCAAGACACTCCCGCTGCGGATGCAGAAGCACAGCGCGAACGCCGCCGCGATCGCCGAATTCCTCGACGGGCACCCCGCCATCACGACGGTGCTCTACCCGGGCCTGCCCAGCCACCACAATCACGATGTCGCCGCCCGCCAGATGAGCGGATTCGGCGGGATGGTGTCGGTGCGGCTGCGCGGCGGCCCCCAGGCCGCCCGTGACTTCTGCGCCCGCACCGAGATCTTCATCCTCGCCGAGTCGCTCGGCGGGGTGGAGTCGCTGATCGAGTATCCGGGCGCGATGACCCACGCGTCGACCGCCGGTTCTCAGCTGGAGGTGCCCGACGACCTGGTGCGCCTGTCCGTCGGAATTGAAGACACCGCCGACCTGCTCGGTGACGTCGAGCAGGCGCTCGGCTCCCTCGGTTAG
- a CDS encoding RDD family protein yields the protein MNRTAPGLGRRAYATWTARVAATVIDVIPLCLGWGIWEAVAISSTAMDCVTFDNGGVACASVTTTATGVLAALMFVLSAAYLLWNYGVRQGSTGTSLGKSVLRFRVVDEKTWQPIGFSASLLRQLVHVVDAAACFLGFLFPLWDARRQTLADKLVGTVCVATGRR from the coding sequence GTGAACCGAACTGCGCCGGGCCTTGGGCGCCGGGCCTACGCGACGTGGACGGCGCGGGTGGCGGCCACGGTCATCGACGTGATCCCGCTCTGCCTCGGGTGGGGAATCTGGGAGGCCGTCGCAATCAGCAGCACCGCGATGGACTGTGTCACCTTCGACAACGGTGGCGTCGCGTGCGCGTCGGTCACCACGACGGCGACCGGCGTACTGGCAGCGCTGATGTTCGTGCTGTCGGCGGCCTACCTGCTGTGGAACTACGGTGTCCGCCAGGGCTCCACCGGCACCAGCCTGGGCAAGTCGGTGCTGCGCTTCCGCGTGGTCGACGAGAAGACTTGGCAGCCAATCGGATTCAGCGCCTCGCTGTTACGGCAGCTGGTGCATGTGGTCGACGCGGCCGCCTGCTTTCTCGGCTTTCTGTTCCCGCTGTGGGATGCCAGGAGGCAGACCCTGGCCGACAAACTCGTCGGGACCGTATGCGTGGCCACCGGAAGGCGCTGA
- a CDS encoding cystathionine beta-synthase, which yields MRIARHISDLVGNTPLVELTSVVPPGAGMVAAKVEYLNPGGSSKDRIAVKMIDAAEASGELKPGGTIVEPTSGNTGVGLALVAQQRGYKCVFVCPDKVSEDKRNVLRAYGAEVVVCPTAVAPDDPASYYSVSDRLVREIDGAWKPDQYSNPMGPESHYETTGPEIWADTEGKITHFVAGVGTGGTITGAGRYLKEVSGGRVKVVGVDPEGSVYSGGTGRPYLVEGVGEDFWPSAYDPTVPDEIIAVSDADSFDMTRRLAREEALLVGGSCGMAAVAAVKVAEREGPDSLVVVLLPDGGRGYLSKIFDDNWMSSYGFLRSRLDGSVEESTVGDVLRGKSGNLPDLVHTHPSETVRDAIGILREYGVSQMPVVGAEPPVMAGEVAGSVSERELLSAVFEGRAKLADAVAEHMSPPLPLIGAGELVSTAAKNLRECDAVMVVEEGKPVGVLTRHDLLGYLSEGSARG from the coding sequence ATGCGCATCGCCCGGCACATCAGTGACCTCGTCGGTAACACTCCTCTGGTAGAGCTAACCTCGGTCGTGCCGCCTGGCGCGGGCATGGTCGCGGCCAAGGTCGAGTACCTGAACCCGGGCGGCAGCTCCAAGGACCGCATCGCGGTCAAGATGATCGACGCCGCCGAGGCCAGCGGTGAGCTCAAACCGGGCGGCACCATCGTCGAACCGACCTCCGGCAACACCGGGGTGGGGCTGGCCCTGGTCGCCCAGCAGCGGGGGTACAAGTGCGTCTTCGTATGCCCCGACAAGGTCAGCGAGGACAAGCGCAACGTGTTGCGCGCCTACGGGGCGGAGGTCGTGGTGTGCCCGACCGCCGTCGCACCCGACGACCCGGCCAGCTACTACAGCGTCTCGGACCGGCTGGTCCGGGAGATCGACGGTGCGTGGAAGCCCGACCAGTACTCCAACCCGATGGGGCCGGAGAGCCACTACGAGACGACGGGCCCGGAGATCTGGGCCGACACCGAGGGCAAGATCACCCACTTCGTCGCCGGGGTCGGCACCGGAGGCACCATCACCGGAGCCGGCCGCTACCTCAAGGAGGTTTCCGGCGGACGGGTCAAGGTCGTCGGCGTGGACCCCGAGGGGTCGGTGTACTCCGGCGGCACCGGGCGGCCGTATCTGGTCGAGGGTGTCGGCGAGGATTTCTGGCCGTCGGCCTACGACCCGACGGTTCCCGACGAGATCATCGCCGTCTCCGATGCCGACTCGTTCGACATGACCAGGCGGCTGGCCCGCGAAGAGGCGCTGCTCGTCGGCGGGTCGTGCGGAATGGCGGCGGTGGCCGCGGTCAAGGTCGCCGAACGCGAGGGCCCTGACTCGCTCGTGGTGGTCCTGTTGCCCGACGGCGGCCGCGGCTACCTGTCCAAGATCTTCGACGACAACTGGATGTCCTCCTACGGATTCCTGCGCAGTCGGCTCGACGGGTCCGTCGAGGAGTCCACTGTCGGCGATGTCCTGCGCGGCAAGTCCGGGAACCTGCCCGATCTGGTGCACACCCACCCGTCCGAGACGGTGCGCGACGCCATCGGCATCCTGCGCGAGTATGGGGTGTCCCAGATGCCGGTGGTGGGCGCGGAACCTCCGGTGATGGCCGGCGAGGTCGCCGGCAGCGTGTCCGAACGCGAGTTGCTTTCCGCGGTGTTCGAGGGCCGCGCCAAACTCGCCGACGCGGTCGCCGAGCACATGAGCCCGCCGCTGCCGCTGATCGGCGCCGGCGAACTGGTCAGCACCGCGGCGAAGAACCTGCGCGAGTGCGACGCGGTGATGGTGGTGGAAGAGGGCAAGCCCGTCGGCGTGCTCACCCGTCACGACCTCCTCGGTTACCTGTCGGAGGGCAGCGCACGCGGCTGA
- a CDS encoding alpha/beta hydrolase: MTAPSKIPSSSPLGIRAARGQKPRRFPVSDGAPVEVVEDGPSIAGRLMGLAAMATIRPFLTVGSYAPKLPWPWGLVDFAARVLKPAPGTVRATIGLPHCNAQLVRAAGVLPADGNRSVILYLHGGAFLTCGVNTHGRLVTALSRYADAPVLVVNYRMIPKHSVGTALDDCYDGYRWLRDLGYEPDQIVLAGDSAGGYLALSLAERLQAEGTNGFVGETPAAVVTMSPLFEIDNEARADHPNARTDAMFPPKAFHALVELIEAAAERRIVDGRPEEVYEPLDHIEPGLPRTLIHVSGSEVLLSDARKAARLLAASGVPVEVRVWPGQMHVFQLGAPTVPEAKRSLRQIGEYIREATW; this comes from the coding sequence ATGACGGCACCGAGCAAGATTCCCAGCTCATCCCCGCTGGGCATCAGGGCAGCACGAGGGCAGAAGCCGCGCCGCTTCCCGGTCTCTGACGGAGCTCCCGTCGAGGTGGTCGAAGACGGTCCGAGCATCGCCGGACGGCTCATGGGGCTGGCCGCCATGGCCACCATCAGGCCGTTCCTGACGGTGGGCAGTTACGCGCCCAAGCTGCCGTGGCCCTGGGGCCTGGTCGATTTCGCCGCTCGCGTACTCAAGCCGGCGCCGGGCACCGTGCGCGCCACCATCGGCCTGCCGCACTGCAACGCCCAGCTGGTCCGCGCCGCCGGGGTGCTGCCCGCCGACGGTAATCGCTCGGTGATTCTCTACCTGCACGGCGGAGCGTTCCTGACCTGCGGGGTGAACACCCACGGGCGCCTGGTGACCGCGCTGTCGAGGTACGCCGATGCGCCCGTTCTGGTGGTCAACTACCGGATGATCCCGAAGCACTCGGTCGGCACGGCGCTCGACGACTGCTACGACGGTTACCGCTGGCTGCGCGACCTCGGCTACGAGCCCGACCAGATCGTGCTGGCCGGGGACTCGGCCGGGGGTTATCTCGCGCTGTCGCTGGCCGAGCGGCTGCAGGCCGAGGGCACCAACGGCTTCGTCGGCGAGACGCCGGCGGCCGTCGTGACGATGTCCCCGCTGTTCGAGATCGACAACGAGGCCCGCGCCGACCACCCGAACGCCCGCACGGACGCGATGTTCCCGCCGAAGGCGTTCCACGCGCTGGTCGAGCTCATCGAAGCGGCCGCCGAACGCCGGATCGTCGACGGCCGGCCGGAAGAGGTGTACGAGCCGCTCGACCACATCGAACCCGGCCTGCCGCGCACCTTGATCCACGTGTCGGGGTCCGAGGTCCTGCTCAGCGACGCGCGCAAGGCCGCCCGGCTGCTCGCCGCCTCCGGAGTGCCCGTCGAGGTACGCGTCTGGCCGGGGCAGATGCACGTGTTCCAGCTGGGCGCGCCCACGGTGCCCGAGGCCAAACGCTCGCTTCGGCAAATCGGTGAGTACATTCGCGAGGCCACCTGGTAG
- a CDS encoding SGNH/GDSL hydrolase family protein encodes MGILRRAPRGRTPRRSTVALAAAATLASTGTAYVGARNLLSGQADQARRVIPKAWDIPPRADGVYSPGGGPVEPWHRGVPFDLHLMIFGDSTATGYGCQAADEVPGVLLARGLAAESGKRIRLSTKAIVGATSKGLSGQIDAMYVAGPPPDAAVIMIGANDITKPNGIGPSARRLGRAVQRLRASDAVVVVGTCPDFGVITAIPQPLRFVARNQGLRLARAQAAAVRACGGVPVPFSDLLAPDFYRTPELLFSPDMFHPSAAGYELAAMQLLPALCNALGEFVTGMPAAPALESRAGDDGSLLARLGGLSRLWRRSTGVPAPIVAPAG; translated from the coding sequence GTGGGCATCCTCCGTCGTGCTCCGCGCGGTCGTACACCGCGTCGTTCCACGGTCGCGCTGGCGGCCGCAGCAACGCTGGCGTCCACCGGCACCGCCTACGTCGGGGCCCGCAACCTCCTTAGCGGACAGGCCGATCAGGCGCGCCGCGTCATCCCGAAGGCGTGGGACATCCCGCCCCGCGCCGACGGCGTGTACTCCCCCGGCGGCGGCCCGGTCGAACCTTGGCACCGTGGTGTCCCGTTCGACCTGCACCTGATGATCTTCGGCGACTCGACGGCCACCGGGTACGGCTGCCAGGCCGCCGACGAGGTGCCGGGCGTATTGCTGGCGCGGGGGCTGGCCGCCGAGTCGGGCAAGCGCATCCGGCTGAGCACCAAGGCCATCGTCGGCGCGACGTCGAAAGGGCTGTCGGGGCAAATCGACGCGATGTACGTCGCCGGGCCGCCACCCGATGCGGCCGTGATCATGATCGGCGCCAACGACATCACCAAACCCAACGGCATCGGCCCGTCGGCGCGCCGCCTGGGCCGGGCTGTGCAGCGGCTGCGCGCCAGCGACGCGGTCGTCGTCGTGGGCACCTGCCCGGACTTCGGTGTCATCACCGCGATCCCGCAGCCGTTGCGGTTCGTCGCCCGCAACCAGGGGTTGCGTCTGGCGCGCGCCCAGGCGGCCGCGGTACGTGCCTGCGGCGGGGTGCCGGTGCCGTTCAGCGATCTGCTGGCCCCGGACTTCTACCGGACTCCGGAGCTGCTGTTCTCGCCGGACATGTTCCATCCGTCCGCGGCGGGATACGAGCTGGCCGCGATGCAACTGCTGCCCGCGCTGTGCAACGCGTTGGGAGAGTTCGTCACCGGCATGCCCGCCGCGCCGGCGCTGGAATCGCGCGCGGGCGACGACGGCTCGCTGCTCGCGCGCCTCGGCGGGCTCAGCCGGCTGTGGCGACGCTCGACCGGGGTGCCCGCGCCGATCGTCGCGCCCGCGGGCTAG
- a CDS encoding acetyl-CoA C-acetyltransferase, which translates to MPEAVIVATARSPIGRANKGSLVSMRPDDLAAQMVKAVLDKVPALDPRDIDDLMMGCAQPAGEAGYNIARAVAVELGYDFLPGTTVNRYCSSSLQTTRMAFHAIKAGEGHAFISAGVETVSRFGKGAADGAPDSKNPVFADAQARSEQAAAGATEWRDPREDGLLPDVYIAMGQTAENVAAFTGISREDQDHWGVRSQNRAEEAINSGFFEREIVPVTLPDGTVVSKDDGPRAGTTYDKISQLKPVFRPNGTITAGNACPLNDGAAAVVIMSDTKAKELGLTPLARIVSTGVSGLSPEIMGLGPIEAVKKALANAKMSISDIDLYEINEAFAVQVLGSARELGMDEDKLNVSGGAIALGHPFGMTGARITATLLNNLATHDKTFGIETMCVGGGQGMAMVVERLS; encoded by the coding sequence ATGCCCGAAGCCGTCATCGTCGCCACCGCCCGTTCCCCGATCGGCCGGGCCAACAAGGGTTCGCTGGTCTCGATGCGGCCCGACGACCTCGCCGCGCAGATGGTCAAGGCCGTGCTCGACAAGGTGCCCGCGCTGGACCCGCGCGACATCGACGACCTGATGATGGGCTGCGCGCAGCCCGCCGGTGAGGCCGGCTACAACATCGCCCGCGCGGTGGCGGTCGAACTCGGCTACGACTTCCTGCCCGGCACCACCGTCAACCGCTACTGCTCGTCGTCGCTGCAGACCACGCGCATGGCGTTCCACGCGATCAAGGCCGGCGAGGGGCACGCGTTCATCTCGGCCGGGGTGGAGACGGTGTCGCGGTTCGGCAAGGGCGCCGCCGACGGTGCGCCGGATTCGAAGAACCCGGTCTTCGCCGATGCGCAGGCCCGCTCCGAGCAGGCGGCCGCCGGCGCGACGGAGTGGCGCGACCCGCGCGAGGACGGCCTGCTGCCCGACGTCTACATCGCGATGGGTCAGACCGCCGAGAACGTCGCGGCGTTCACCGGCATCAGCCGCGAGGATCAGGACCACTGGGGCGTGCGTTCGCAGAACCGCGCCGAGGAGGCCATCAACAGCGGCTTCTTCGAGCGCGAGATCGTGCCTGTCACGCTGCCCGACGGCACCGTGGTGTCGAAGGACGACGGCCCCCGCGCCGGCACCACCTACGACAAGATCAGCCAGCTCAAGCCGGTGTTCCGGCCCAACGGCACGATCACCGCGGGCAACGCGTGTCCGTTGAACGACGGCGCCGCGGCGGTGGTGATCATGAGCGACACCAAGGCCAAGGAGCTGGGCCTGACCCCGCTGGCGCGGATCGTGTCGACGGGCGTGTCGGGGCTGTCGCCGGAGATCATGGGCCTGGGTCCGATCGAGGCCGTCAAGAAGGCGCTGGCCAACGCGAAGATGAGCATCTCCGACATCGACCTGTACGAGATCAACGAGGCGTTCGCGGTGCAGGTGCTGGGGTCGGCGCGTGAACTGGGCATGGACGAGGACAAGCTCAATGTGTCCGGCGGTGCGATCGCGCTGGGCCACCCGTTCGGCATGACCGGCGCCCGCATCACCGCCACGCTGCTGAACAACCTGGCCACCCACGACAAGACGTTCGGCATCGAGACGATGTGCGTCGGCGGCGGCCAGGGCATGGCGATGGTCGTGGAGCGGCTCAGCTAG
- the purT gene encoding formate-dependent phosphoribosylglycinamide formyltransferase: MTTIGTPLSPRATRVMLLGSGELGREVLIALQRLGVETIAVDRYPNAPGHQVAHHARTITMTDPGQLRALIEDERPDLVVPEIEAIATPVLEELEVEGVVTVIPTARAARLTMDREGIRRLAAETLGVPTSPYRFCDSLEELHAAIEGHIGYPCVVKPVMSSSGKGQSKIDGPEGVAAAWEYAMSGSRVSNTRIIVEGFIDFDYEITLLTVRARGADGEIETRFCEPIGHRQVSGDYVESWQPHPMSATALERAQQIAGAVTGDLGGQGIFGVELFVKGDQVWFSEVSPRPHDTGMVTMVTQWQNEFELHARAILGLPVDTALRTAGASAVIYGGVDAEGVVFDGVDAALQVPHTELRLFGKPESFANRRMGVALAYADDVDTARRNAAEAADRVKPRVP, from the coding sequence ATGACCACCATCGGAACGCCGCTGTCACCGCGCGCCACCAGAGTCATGTTGTTGGGTTCGGGGGAGCTGGGCCGCGAGGTCCTGATCGCGTTGCAGCGGCTCGGCGTCGAGACCATCGCCGTCGACCGCTACCCGAACGCGCCCGGCCACCAGGTCGCTCACCATGCCCGCACCATCACCATGACCGACCCTGGTCAGTTGCGTGCGCTGATCGAGGACGAGCGCCCCGACCTGGTGGTGCCGGAGATCGAGGCGATTGCCACGCCGGTGCTCGAAGAGCTTGAGGTCGAGGGCGTGGTGACGGTGATCCCGACGGCGCGCGCGGCCCGGCTGACCATGGACCGCGAGGGAATCCGGCGGCTGGCCGCCGAAACCCTCGGCGTGCCGACCAGCCCGTATCGGTTCTGCGATTCGCTGGAGGAACTGCACGCCGCCATCGAGGGTCATATCGGGTATCCATGTGTGGTCAAGCCGGTGATGAGCAGTTCCGGCAAGGGGCAGAGCAAGATTGACGGACCCGAGGGCGTCGCGGCGGCCTGGGAGTACGCGATGTCCGGCAGCCGCGTCAGCAACACCCGGATCATCGTCGAGGGCTTCATCGATTTCGACTACGAGATCACGCTGTTGACGGTGCGCGCCCGCGGTGCTGACGGCGAGATCGAGACCCGGTTCTGCGAGCCGATCGGACACCGGCAGGTCAGCGGTGACTACGTCGAGAGCTGGCAGCCGCACCCGATGTCGGCGACCGCGCTGGAACGCGCGCAGCAGATCGCCGGGGCGGTGACCGGGGATCTGGGCGGACAGGGCATCTTCGGCGTGGAGTTGTTCGTCAAGGGTGACCAGGTGTGGTTCAGCGAGGTCAGCCCGCGCCCGCACGACACCGGAATGGTGACGATGGTGACGCAGTGGCAGAACGAGTTCGAGCTGCACGCCCGGGCCATCCTGGGCCTGCCGGTGGACACCGCGCTGAGGACGGCGGGCGCCAGCGCGGTCATTTACGGCGGAGTGGACGCCGAGGGCGTCGTCTTCGACGGCGTGGACGCGGCGCTGCAGGTGCCGCACACCGAGCTTCGACTGTTCGGCAAGCCGGAGAGCTTCGCCAACCGGCGGATGGGTGTCGCCTTGGCGTACGCCGACGACGTCGACACCGCGCGGCGCAACGCCGCCGAAGCGGCGGACCGCGTCAAGCCACGGGTCCCGTAG